The genomic interval GACGGGCCCGACGGCGACGCCAGCCCGCTCCCGCCGGCATTGCGGGCGCTGCCGCGCGTGCGCGACCTCGTGGCCTGCGACGCCGTGCTGCGGCCGGTGGTGGATCGCGTGCTCGGCCGGGCCCTCGTGGTGCCGTCGCTGGACGCGGCGTGGATGGTCGCGGCGGCGGCGGCGGGCTTCCCCGCGGTGCTGGTGACGCCGGCGGGCGACCGGCTCGACCCCGACGGCACGCTGGTGCGGGCGGCGGCCGGGGACGGGCACCCGTCGGCGGGCGCCGGCGGGCTCGTGCAGCGGCGGGCGGAGCTGGCCGAGCTCGACGCGGAGATCGCCGCGCTCGATGCGGCGCTGGAGGCGGACGCCGCGGCGCTCGCGGAGGCGGCCGGCGGCGTCGCCGCGCTGCGGGAGCGGGCGGTCACGCTGCGGTCGGCTCGGGCCGCGACCACGGCGAGCGTGGCGAGGCTGGAGGCGCAGGCCGCCGGCGTGGCCGAGCGGCTGGCGCGGGCGGAGCAGGAATCGCCGCGGCTCGCGGCCGAGGCCGAGAAGCTCCACGCCCGGCTCGCGGAGACCCGCGGGGACGCCACCGCGCGCCGGGCCGAAGCGGCCTCGGTCGCCGCCGACGCCGCCGCCCGCGAGGAGGCCGTGGCGCGGCTCTCGGCCGAGGCGGCGGCCGCGGGCGAGGCCGTGCGGGCCGCCGGCGAGGCGGTGACCGCGGCGCGGATCGAGGGCTCTGCGCTCGCCGAACGCCGCCAGTCCGTGGCACGCGAGGCGCGGCGGCTGGCCGAGTCCGCCGCGTTGGCCGGACGCCAGGCCGAGCAGCTTGCGACGCGGCTGGCCGAGGCCCGCCAGCGGGTGGCCACGCTGGAGGCCGAGGCCGCCGCCGCCACGGCCGAGGCCGCCGCCGCCGAGTCGGCCGTCGCCCGCCGCGAGGCCGAGCGCGACGCCGCCACCGCCGCCGCCCGCGAAGCCGCGAACCGGCGGGGCGCCGCGCGGGCGTCGATCGCCGACGACCGCGAGGCCGAGCGGGCCGCCGACCGCACCCGCCAGCGGCACCGCCTCACCGCCGCCGAGCTGACGACGAAGCTGACGAACCTGCGGGAGCGGCTCGGCGAGCGGCTGGAGATCGACGTGGCCGAGGCCCATCGGCAGCGGGAGCTGTTCGAGGCCGAGCAGGCCGAGGCCGCCGCGCTGGAGCGTCAACGCGAGGAAGCGGACCTGCCCCACGACCTCCACGGCGGCGTCGACTGGGGTGCCGTCGTGGCGGAGATGAAGGAGCTGCGGACCCGCATCCGCAACCTGGGCACCGTCAACCTCGACGCCATCGGCGAGCTGGAGCAGCTGGAGGGCCGCCACGACGACCTGGCCACCCAGGTCGCCGACACCCGCGAGGCGGCCGCCGAACTCGGCGAGCTGATCGAGCGGATCAACACCGACTCCCGCGTCCGCTTCGAGCGGACCTTCGCCGAGGTGAGGGAAGCCTTCGCCGGGCAGGCCGGCATGTTCCGCCGGCTCTTCGGCGGCGGCCGCGCGGAGCTGTACCTCGAGCCGCCCGAGGGCGGCGGCGAGCCCGATCCGCTCGAGGCCGGCATCGGCGTGCGGGCGAAGCCGCCGGGCAAGGAGCCCCGCGCCCTCTCGCAGCTCTCCGGCGGCGAGAAAACGATGACGGCGATCGCGCTGTTGATGGCGATCTTCCAGAGCCGGCCGAGCCCCTACGCGATCCTCGACGAGGTGGACGCCGCGCTCGACGAGGCGAACGTCGAGCGCTTCATCGGGATCGTGCAGGGCTTCCTCGCGCACAGCCACTTCATCGTCATCACCCACCACAAGCGGACGATGCGCGGCTGCGACGCGCTCTTCGGGATCACGATGCAGGAGCGCGGCGTGAGCAAGCGCGTGAAGGTGAAGTTCGACGAGGTCGGCGAGGACGGCGCCCTCTCCGAGCAGGCCGCCGCCCGGGCCGCCGTCGCCGCCCCCGAGCCCGAGCCCGCGTCTGAGGCACCCGAGCCCACCGGCACCGAGTCGCTCCGCGAGCACCTCGCCCGGATGCGCGAGCGGGCGGTGCCGGTGCCCGTGGAGCGCTGACCCGACGCGGCCCCGAGCGGCCGTCGCCGCGCCCGAGGGCCACGGGCGGTTGCACGCCCGAGGGCCCGAGGATCAAAGGGCATGGCTCCGCGGTCTGAAGCGCAGCGCTAGGTTGATCCCATGCT from Phycisphaera mikurensis NBRC 102666 carries:
- a CDS encoding AAA family ATPase; protein product: MRLARMTLAGFKSFADKTTIAFDEPVVGIVGPNGCGKSNVVDGIKWVLGDQSPKSLRGGAMIDVIFNGSAKRKPAGMASVTLTFTNPQKTGERPPNPAEIHRTLPIDTDEVAVTRELYRDGTSDYRLNGKRVRLRDVRELFMDTGVGTDAYSIIEQGKVARMLETSGAERRQIFEEAAGISRFKARKKEAQRKLDRATANLTLVSARLEETEKRLRTVKLQAARARSFQEADQRLRTLQLAHGLAEYGELSAERETEHQLLEEAEAAHAAAARALAEREAASEEAEAEAAEAEAARAEAQRLAFEAVNARDRAQSAAVSASRGAEQVREGLGRDTERLAALHREREALAADAAERETQERELAAAAEALAAGLSEAQAREAEARADASARRSAAEAERSGQNDLLRRAQRLEDRLAGLEREAQTLESARAELEGRKGEAASRLEALLTERDANASAAAEAAVVVEREAEALAEAERRADALDGEAAALAARLAAKREKRAERGSRRDVLRQMAAAREGVADPVKALLRRASGSGSGSAAAAEPRTVEGTPSEPPRSADPGGRRKKNRKNRGAKQARRAMAQRVEPAAAAVRAAEPAPPTPRLPEGVLGLLGDLLDAAVADAPAVEAALGHLQQAVVTDGLARAIDGPAPAAGAVRFLGLDGPDGDASPLPPALRALPRVRDLVACDAVLRPVVDRVLGRALVVPSLDAAWMVAAAAAGFPAVLVTPAGDRLDPDGTLVRAAAGDGHPSAGAGGLVQRRAELAELDAEIAALDAALEADAAALAEAAGGVAALRERAVTLRSARAATTASVARLEAQAAGVAERLARAEQESPRLAAEAEKLHARLAETRGDATARRAEAASVAADAAAREEAVARLSAEAAAAGEAVRAAGEAVTAARIEGSALAERRQSVAREARRLAESAALAGRQAEQLATRLAEARQRVATLEAEAAAATAEAAAAESAVARREAERDAATAAAREAANRRGAARASIADDREAERAADRTRQRHRLTAAELTTKLTNLRERLGERLEIDVAEAHRQRELFEAEQAEAAALERQREEADLPHDLHGGVDWGAVVAEMKELRTRIRNLGTVNLDAIGELEQLEGRHDDLATQVADTREAAAELGELIERINTDSRVRFERTFAEVREAFAGQAGMFRRLFGGGRAELYLEPPEGGGEPDPLEAGIGVRAKPPGKEPRALSQLSGGEKTMTAIALLMAIFQSRPSPYAILDEVDAALDEANVERFIGIVQGFLAHSHFIVITHHKRTMRGCDALFGITMQERGVSKRVKVKFDEVGEDGALSEQAAARAAVAAPEPEPASEAPEPTGTESLREHLARMRERAVPVPVER